In Capsicum annuum cultivar UCD-10X-F1 chromosome 7, UCD10Xv1.1, whole genome shotgun sequence, one genomic interval encodes:
- the LOC107854765 gene encoding ubiquinone biosynthesis protein COQ9-B, mitochondrial isoform X1 — protein MYRSAAKRLLPAFYRRHQNAISHVRILAANRHTRFMTSSATGNIPDHNPIPPPISNPADCTASSSWKEEERTHYTETDEKFSSRTKLSKAHYKDEEARVLSASLPHVIRFGWTETAMIASARDVGVSPSIVGSFPRKEAALVEYFMDECLEGLIDIIESRKDLKNLIPSERVAKLVRIRLEMQTPYISKWAQALSIQAQPLNVPTSFKQRAMLVDEIWHAVDDDANEIDWYVKRTVLGGIYSTAELYMLTDSSPDFCDTWAFLDARTKDAFDLKKTAQEAQRLAEAIGAGMGGSLQGFIKSLHGLNHVWNG, from the exons ATGTATCGATCGGCAGCCAAGCGGTTACTTCCGGCGTTTTACCGCCGGCACCAGAATGCCATATCACATGTTCGAATCCTAGCAGCAAACCGTCACACTCGATTTATGACTTCATCTGCCACCGGAAATATTCCTGATCACAACCCTATTCCTCCGCCTATCTCGAATCCGGCCGACTGTACGGCATCATCATCTTGGAAGGAAGAAGAAAGGACACACTATACGGAAACTGATGAAAAATTTAGCTCGAGAACAAAGCTGTCTAAAGCGCATTACAAGGACGAAGAGGCTCGTGTACTCAGTGCCTCTCTTCCTCATGTG ATTCGGTTTGGATGGACTGAAACAGCCATGATTGCAAGTGCAAGGGATGTTGGAGTGTCGCCTTCCATTGTTGGATCATTTCCTCGGAAAGAAGCTGCTCTAGTGGAG TATTTTATGGATGAGTGTTTGGAAGGACTCATCGATATCATTGAATCAAGGAAGGATCTGAAAAACTTGATACCTAGTGAGCGAGTGGCAAAGCTTGTCAGAATTCGCTTGGAAATGCAGACCCCTTACATATCAAAATGGGCCCAAGCTCTCAGTATACAG GCTCAACCCTTGAATGTCCCAACAAGCTTCAAGCAGCGTGCAATGCTGGTTGATGAGATATGGCATGCTGTTGATGATGATGCCAACGAAATTGATTGGTATGTGAAGCGAACTGTTCTAGGTGGAATATACTCCACAGCAGAATTATACATGTTGACAGATAGCTCTCCAG ATTTTTGTGATACATGGGCATTCTTGGATGCACGAACAAAAGATGCATTTGATCTGAAGAAGACTGCTCAAGAG GCACAACGTTTGGCTGAAGCAATTGGTGCAGGAATGGGAGGCTCTTTACAAGGTTTTATAAAGAGTCTTCACGGGTTGAATCATGTTTGGAATGGCTAA
- the LOC107854765 gene encoding ubiquinone biosynthesis protein COQ9, mitochondrial isoform X2 yields MYRSAAKRLLPAFYRRHQNAISHVRILAANRHTRFMTSSATGNIPDHNPIPPPISNPADCTASSSWKEEERTHYTETDEKFSSRTKLSKAHYKDEEARVLSASLPHVIRFGWTETAMIASARDVGVSPSIVGSFPRKEAALVEYFMDECLEGLIDIIESRKDLKNLIPSERVAKLVRIRLEMQTPYISKWAQALSIQAQPLNVPTSFKQRAMLVDEIWHAVDDDANEIDWYVKRTVLGGIYSTAELYMLTDSSPGGMRAEVFLRIIVPQKIHSCLLLSSSN; encoded by the exons ATGTATCGATCGGCAGCCAAGCGGTTACTTCCGGCGTTTTACCGCCGGCACCAGAATGCCATATCACATGTTCGAATCCTAGCAGCAAACCGTCACACTCGATTTATGACTTCATCTGCCACCGGAAATATTCCTGATCACAACCCTATTCCTCCGCCTATCTCGAATCCGGCCGACTGTACGGCATCATCATCTTGGAAGGAAGAAGAAAGGACACACTATACGGAAACTGATGAAAAATTTAGCTCGAGAACAAAGCTGTCTAAAGCGCATTACAAGGACGAAGAGGCTCGTGTACTCAGTGCCTCTCTTCCTCATGTG ATTCGGTTTGGATGGACTGAAACAGCCATGATTGCAAGTGCAAGGGATGTTGGAGTGTCGCCTTCCATTGTTGGATCATTTCCTCGGAAAGAAGCTGCTCTAGTGGAG TATTTTATGGATGAGTGTTTGGAAGGACTCATCGATATCATTGAATCAAGGAAGGATCTGAAAAACTTGATACCTAGTGAGCGAGTGGCAAAGCTTGTCAGAATTCGCTTGGAAATGCAGACCCCTTACATATCAAAATGGGCCCAAGCTCTCAGTATACAG GCTCAACCCTTGAATGTCCCAACAAGCTTCAAGCAGCGTGCAATGCTGGTTGATGAGATATGGCATGCTGTTGATGATGATGCCAACGAAATTGATTGGTATGTGAAGCGAACTGTTCTAGGTGGAATATACTCCACAGCAGAATTATACATGTTGACAGATAGCTCTCCAG GAGGCATGAGAGCAGAAGTATTTCTCAGGATAATAGTTCCGCAAAAGATTCACTCTTGCTTGCTCCTTAGTTCATCAAACTGA